The Arachis duranensis cultivar V14167 chromosome 9, aradu.V14167.gnm2.J7QH, whole genome shotgun sequence genomic sequence CCAGTATCGCCCTAATCCAATGTTGCACCCATGGTGGTCCAGGAGTTCTATTAACCAGCTTATTCTAGTATATGGATTCATGAAAATATATGATCATCAGTACGAAGAGGCAGCCATCAACTACAAATTTGTTTTGCAATTTGTGATCTCTAATGCCTATGATGAGGATGTTTAGCACATGAGCAGCCCAATTCCATTTTTGTATTATGTCCACGTAAAGAATGGGTGGCATATGAACTGAACAAATTTTGCTTATTGTTATTGCCAACAAAAGCACTTCTGGATAAAAAGGATGAATGTCTTTTTGAATTTCAGCTGATTTTCTGGCCCATCAACACTCATGTCAATCAAAGACTTTGTCAAAAGTGACAAAGATCAGCCTTTGAAGCTTTCAATatctttcttctactctttattaatttctttataTACAATTTTGTCTGAAAAGTAAAATTCTACAATAGCagcaaaaatatttcaataacacaaataatttaaagaaaCACTAGAATTTGATTTACAGAATAGATTACAAAATAGATTTTTACTAGATGCATTCAAGCCAAGGGCATCCCTATCTTGTCAGGGGTGATCTTGATTACATCATACCGTGTGTCAAGTGTGTTATTgtacaaatcaaataaatatgccAATTTTACCAAGAGCTTATGTGGGACATTCAAGGCTGGGATATGCCTCATAGCAGCAAATCCCAATTCTTTGACAATAGCTTTCTTGTCATCGCTCATCTTGCTGAATATATCAGAAATAGATCTTGTGGAGCACCTCAAATCATGAGTTTTCtgtaaataaatgaaaattatgtTACATAACTAtatttataaaacaaaaatgaattGTTCTAACATATATATGCTTACTTTATATCTTGGTCCTTGCTTCTTTGTGGTGCTCCTCTCACCAACTCTCTTAATTGTCAAAGTAATTACTGATTACTACACAAAAATTCAgtttaaaacatgcaaatcgGTTAAACATGAACAAAAACACATGCAAATCACTTAAACATGTATAAAATGACACCAGAAATACTACAACAACATTCTAAGGCCTTTTTACACCCAATCTAGGACAAAAACAGCAATTGTACTACAATTCAGCCAAAATGCAccgaaaatttttaatgattacTACAAATGAACTCAGTTCAAAAGATGTGAATCACTTAAACATTTACAAAAACACATTTAAAATCCTCAAACACATGCAAATAACTTTTGGATCAGAAAAAGTGATTAATATAGGTTAAACGATACGAGAAGCACTAAAACAACGTTCTTAAACTGACCTAACAcaattatcacaaaataaacaTTATAATGAGAACAGTAGTATCTACTTTATCGCGAGAACACCAAATAAACAGAAATATGACTATTTAGTGTTTCGCGATTGAAAAtgcgaaaaaaaatgaaaaaaaaaacaaggagGGTTAGTTTCTCAATACCTTCAGTAATGTTTATGGTTCTCTTTCTGTGTTTCTTGGTGAAGATTTCGAACGTAGCTTCAAGATTTCCTTGAGTTTTTGCATAGATTTTGAGAAATATTTGAGAGATTTTGAATGTCGTTTGAAGTTTGTTCGTTTCAGTTTTAATTGAGAAAGACGAAGCATTTTTCATATTAACGTTTGTGCTACTGAACAGTTGTACAAGCGCGTGTTTACACGTTCTTTGTAAAGTTGATTTTTGTTGGGATTAGGCCAACTTAATTAGACTTAGTTGCCAAAAGGTTGTATGTGTAGCATAACTATAAATTTAAGTTGATGGGAATTTAGTGtaaagaatatatttttattagtaaaaataactacTACACATATTTACTATGTAAATGATGATTAAAAGTTgtgattaaataattatttaaaatattttatattattaatatatcaaaattaaattgacataattaaataaataatctatactcattttttgctttttttttctctttttctttcttgggaTGAATCTATATTATCAATTTATCGTGATGGTGTTAGTATTTAGTAGTAGTTACGCAACCTACCTTTATATACGCTCTAAATCATTTATGTTTTCTAAAGCTCATATTGTAATGATGAACCTTTTAACTTCGGTCAGAGAAATATAATTGATGATTAAACTTAAAAGAAGTTAAATTGTTACCCCAAGAAATTGCATGTCATAAGCTAATTAAATTCATGATGAAAGAAccaaaaaagatttaaaaaaaaaggataaaaataatgcGCCAAATCCAATATAGACTCGAATCAATGACATAATCCAAAAGTAAAACATGTAAAATGTAACAGAAACAAGAGCATGAAACTAATCAGATAATAGTATAACTGTTGCAACTTACAAGTGTATCCAAAACCAAAAAAAGTAGTACGAGATACAAATACAAAAACTGTTATGTACCCATCTCCTGAAAGTTTTATATCAGTTCAAAATTTGAGTTCAACATCTTACCATCATGCATTTCAAAGATAACACCACAGAGTTCTGTAACAAGGAAATGCCATATTTCTGCATGAACTGAAACaacacaataatattttttgcttGTATGAAAGTTCAGGTTCCTCGGACTCAACCAAGATCAATTTAGTTGCCATTGCCCTCATACTTTTTATCATTCACCACCCCCACCAAGCCATCTCCAAACGCCACCAGAACCCTGTCTTTGACCGGTAGTAGCATGCTCCATCTCCTGGTCTATAGCAGACTTCTCCTTCCGAAGAGCctgtacctgttcttccactgACTGCATTGATTCCATCAGCTTTTGGAGTTCTTCAATTTTTGCCTGGACACAACATTGACTCAAATCTTAAATTGCAACCATAATTTACGACATACCTTGAAAATAGGAAAGTGAGTTACTGAGTTTCTTACCTCCAGGTTAAAGCACCTTGATCTCTCAGCCACAAGTTGTCCCTGTACTGACTGGAGTTCCTGAAGTTACAGATTCAATGCTGAATATTATTGTTTACATACCAAACTAAAGGAAAATTCCACATGAAAATAGTTGCAATGCATACCTTGCTTAACTCAGCATGAACATTATTTAATTCATCTATCTCACCTCCAAGCTTAGTATTTTCAGCCCTGACTTCCGTGATTGACAATTCCAGTAaccttttctcttctttaatGGCTTCGACTTTAACTGAGATATCATCCATAGGATGACCATTAATGGGAGGTTTGGAATTTGTATCCTCTAGTTGCCTGAAATCTAACTTCTCAGATTTAGACAAAGCATAAGCAGAAGTAACAGAAGCTGCAGCGGCGGCAGCGGCTGGTGATTGGAAAATCTTAGGACGCAGGGAATCCCTTGGCTTGGGTCTCATAACAAAAACCTAAATACATATCACaccaaaaatttaattagaagGTAATGcattttaaaaacataattatttCTAAGTTAACCGAATCCTCCCAAGCATAAAATGCAATTTATAGAATGTGAATCAAATCGGTTCCTAAATCAAATAACTCCAAGCACTACCTAACTACAGGGAGTGGATCCTTTCcagtgaaaaagaaattggATGGTGTCCAGTGTTTGATCTCACCCTTTATTGTTCTCTCTCTCCTATTTAATTTTGGTCCCACTTATAGAATTaaaggtgagagatcacactttattctctcaagtgttaaaaaaaatggagaggATCCATTTCCCTAACTACACCTTGGAACATGTAAAATTAAAACCACCAAATTTAGACAGCCATGCATGTAGAAACGAACATATAGCAGAAACAGAAACAACTGTGAAAGGACTCGATCTGATGAGCAAATTAGTAAAAACATGTGACCATACTGCAAAAAAGACCAATGTGAGCGTGAAACCTCTCCAACGGCAAATCTCGATGGAAAAATAAGCTTTTAAATGGTCATATATGGAAGACAGGGTAATATATGAATCATCATTAAGGAGTTGCAATGGGAACAGGGAAACCCAATCTCCCATGCACCTTCATTGAGAAATTTAGTATTCTACTCCTTTCTTTAAAAGGTAGTTGACATtagaaaaatgtaaaaccaCACACATTGATAGTCATTGACGATGGAAAACCAAAATGAAAACCAAACTTCAACCTAAGTGATGATGAAAGTTTCACAACCAAAGTTCTCTTTCCagaggaaaataaattaattaagctAAAACATCCATGGTGaacagaaaaataatgaataaaggTCACACATCACATACCTCATTGCTATATCTCCCATTATACCCACCAAAAGCTAACAAATACTTTTCCCCACCAATCAATGTTGAGCAGACACTCAAACCCTGATAAGCAATAAATACTTGCATCACatacaaagaaaaagaatatgcATTAAATGATATGGCAAGAATTgttatcatattttaaaaagatatactGCACAAAAAATCACCTCGCTAGAAAGTGGATCTTTTTGCTTCACAACAGTCACTACCGACCAAACCAGCTTAGACATGTTTAATAACAAGGTTTCAGGGCAACCTGTTTCCAGAATAAGATAATCAGACATCCACACAGAGTATTCCCAGCAAATGTTGAGAACCTAATCTATTCACACATGACATCAATACTATATTTACCAACCTTCACTATTAAACAGTTTCTTATGGTTCGGTTTTGTTTAAATAGATATAAGGCAAATATGTGGTGGTGGTGTGTGGATGCTAGTGCAGAGTGGCATATTGTTAAAACAGATAAAACTCCATTATGGTTTAGTGCTAGTGCTACTACTCAATGCTGTTACAAACACCAAATGGACTGGACTTCCATACTACATTATTGATTCTCTCTTTCTATCACCACTTTCTTTTctcattaattttatattttgaagaATATCTTATCGGCTTCCCTTTAGTTGTACTTTTACTCCTTCTTGAAACTACTTTTccaattaaaagaataattacATACCACTACTATTATCTCCACCACCAACTATGAACCAGCTTTCATCAATGGTAATACCAGCATGCCCAGCCCTGGGAGATACTGTATCGCCTTGAATTTGTGGTTGGGACCACTCCATCTGATCCAAATGAAATAGTGAGGGCATTCATGCCAAATGGTCAAAAACTCAAGCAATTTTCTGTACAGGGACAATATAACTTGAAACTAATTTCACGATTAGAAGAATATTAGGATCATTGTTTCCCTTCCCCAACAAACCAACACAAGTAACAAGGACTACAAAATAACTGGTAAACAATACAAatagatttgaaaaaaaaaaactgttaaGCAATACAAATAGATTTTGGGgagaaaaaaaaggttaaaaaagAACGCATGGAATCTCTATATAACATTCTTAATGTCCCACTGGTATGAAAAGAAAATGTCCATCCACTGGCAGGGATACAAACAAAAACCTTTGTCCCATAATTGCTAAAGTCAAAAGAGCTGGAATACGAACTTAAATTCACCGAATGTGCCTAATATCTAAACAACTGATCAGACCCAAATGCAAGAAATGAGCTAATACCTCGACTCACTTACACATGCAGAAAACAAATGCATAAAAGAAATAGTACTTACAGTTTGCATGTCCAATAAGTGAagatcattgaagaaaacagaATGAGAGCAACCACCAAAAATCAGAAGGTACCGATCTCCTAGCATGGCAGCTGCATGGTCGAATCTCGGAGCTGGAGGTTCTTGCCTATCAAAATGGAAGTGTCGTGATCACATGGAACTTCTCTAAAGCATGTGAACATATTTTGTGGAAGTGAAATACTTACACAGTCTTTATCATATCCCAAGTCATACATTCCAGATCAAGAACGTGGACATCATTCAGCAACTTCCTCTTCATGTCTTCTCCCCCAAATAATAGCACTTTTGAACCAACCAATGTGGCAGACTGTCCTGTACAAGCTACCTGGCAGAAATAATTAAAAGCATATCAAACTGATGACTAACAAAATGAATTCCAAGTTGCATATATAGTATTAAAAGAACATTCTATACAAAATGAATATCCTAAATGCAACAACATCAACTACTATCAAGCATTGTCCTGGTAGATAGAGTTCACCAGTTACATCAAACTACAGCTACACTTACTGGAATGCTTCCAGAAGTCTCGATAACTCCAAACTGCAATGTCTCGATGTCAATGTATCGAACTACAAGAATTCCAATGAACCTTGTGAATTTCAATGGTAAAATATCATGTAAAATGCTAACCCAAGATACCACATGAATCGGAACTTGTATGTTTCTCtaccaaataaaaataacatactaACCCACTAATTTATCAGAAGAACCCTTTGAATCTCCACCAATAAGTAGAAGTTTCTCACCCCACCTAATCTGCAGGAATTTTCAAGAGACTATCAACAAATCAATTATCTAGATAGTAACTAAATACATGATTTATCAATATCAATAAACGAATAAAGCAACATTACATACTACAACCCATCAGCACATAGAGAGAATTGTGCATACAAATGTTTACCATATTGTGACCAGATGTGGCTGGAAAAGTCTTCTGGGAGGCACTGCTATCATTGCTACCAGCATTTGCTTTCAATTTCAGAGAAGACCATATCAAACTTCTCAAATCAAAAACCTGCAAACAGCTAAATCATTGACCAACTACAAATACTAAGTGTCCAAGAGTGAAAAGCCTGCAAGCATGCTCTATACCTGAACATCAGATAAATGCCGCCCATTTCGACTTCCACCAACAATGTATAGTTTCTCATCGACTACTGTGGCAGCATGCTACATATGTGGGACAAACAAAAATACAGAATAAGTGACTAGCCCAGGACCAACAAAAGAATGTTCAGCTAAGAAATAAGCAAATGACTAAGGAATCTTGGTATTCAAAGCCAAGACAACTCATCCTGGATCGAACCACAACAACATCAGCCAAGCCCTGTTCCACTAAATGGTGTCAGAACTCGGATTGACTGATCAGACAACGTCAGTGTCCTATCAAAGACCAATAATGAGTTCCTTTTGATGCCTTTCTTAAAGAGGAAGTTTTGtattataaatttcttttatccTATTCATATACTAAGCTCCTTCTTGAATAGTGCAAAACAATAAACAAGGGTAAGCGAGAGACTAAGAAGAAGAACCTTATAGCGCGCTGGTGGACGCATACCGGATACAGGGATCGGTGCCCACTGGTCATATGCTAGCTCCTTATACCAATTGTTGACTTCCATGTCTTTTCAGGAACTGTTTCAAATCCAAACCTCCTTAACTGTCACTTCAGGTTAAACGATAACCCTCATAAACAAGTTGCAAATTACAAAATTCTCTGTAGAGTACGCACACACAATAGATAACAAAATTCACAAGTTCGTAGCATACACATGAAAATATTCAAATCAAAACCGCAGCTCAATGAAATTGAATTATGCATGAACATaatcacatttttataaaaatattaatatctgAGAAGCAGCTCCAAAGTGTCTGATATTGCAAATCGAGATCACAAAGGAATAGAAAATTTACcgaaatttcaaaatcaatgaACGAAGAGATAACATGGAACAGAAAATAGGTATAGGTAACTGAActaaagagagggagagaaggatAAGGATTGGAACCTGGTAGAGAGGAATGTGCGATCTCGGAAGGTGGGCGTGGGACGGTGGCGGAAAGGGAGCCACCGACCGTGAAGGTGGAGATCTGGATGGATACGTCGTCGTTTGGAAAGTGCGCTTTGGGCAGAGTGACGGTTacagaaacacacaaaacaGCAGAAACAATAGAGCTGTTACGGGTTTACGGCAGTCAAATTTGAAAGTCACCGTTGTAACTTGTAACTAACTATTAACTATTAAGTtgtgatttgtccattctgagTAGTAAAGCCCCATCACTTCCATGATCACTGCTTGAAGTATGTTTGTTCAGATTAATACTTAAAATTATACATGAGATGGTTTTCAaagatttaataatttttttgaatattttaagagaaaagttttttaaaatggcaatagaatttattattttttgttggtATTTTTAGATCGatctaaaattaattcaaatattttgaATGTTTTTAGTGTATCATAAAATTAGAAGCATTGGATTAATATGGTAAAAGATGTaatagtttataaatttaggaataacttattaaaaattgaatttaattttaattcaagtataaaatcaaaattaaactcttaaaaATTAGGTGATTGCTACGGTACGATCGATATTTTACACGTATTGGTACGATATAAATGAtggacaaataaaaattttccacgcaaattatatttatctgcatcaatatttattttttatttaaattttaaaaaatattatgttattatatatacaaaaatgtcctcacaaataattataaaaaaacaattATCGATAtcttataatattaataacgcaaattgattttaaatatttgtagttattttaattatattaattataaaaatattaatataattttaattcttattcattattcaataataataataataataataataataataaaaataaaatgtaattgATAAAATTGACATTATCATGTGGGTAaagtaaaaacttaaaattataataatttatcacGGATAATGGTAAAAATTATAATAGGATTacgtaaaattatttttagcatTAGCATATAATAATTGTACaagttatgtttttttattactttaactcattataattctattttcttatgatacttatttcaaacattttaagttATTAAACCCGTCCATGATAATATATCTCTACCCCCTTTCTATTTCAATCTGTGTATATTAGGTATAATATTCTTATTTATTGTCCGAAATTTGTCTGATCATGATCGAAGATAATGATTCTAATTATgatatgattaaattatataattttaacaaaattaatatatgatgCATAATTActgtatttaataaaaaattaccttaataataaataatttacatatttatttttattttactaaagtctatatatagtatttttctGTGGTAtatgaatctaaatttgagagtcaactcataattttatttttttttactacttcatagaataagaatgtattcttcattttttattgaaattgatccttttaaggtacaatttataattttttataatgtttttcatatattcattctattatattattcttttgatatttattaattgttgttactctaagttattcttatcgtctaatattccagttcgattgtcttttgccacaatcgtttacaatgcatcacatccatgaaatacctcattgagttgtcttcactgattcgGGTTCTAACTACATGGATGTAAGCATTCAAAGGAGCAATAATCTCTACTTTATCGAAGGATAATTGGATCTACTCACCTATTATGACCAACCTAATGAAATGTGGTTAAAGTTAGCTTTCTTGGGAGGAGCTCGATTTTTGATTGAGAAATTGTTTCCACGGAACTTTATAGGGCAAGTTCAAGTTCCATCCCCTCCATACTTTTTACGTCTGCCCGAAGATCTTCGAAGTGGAGTACATAATGAGATTGAATTTCCTAAGTTTAAGTTCAATTTGCTAAATTCGTGACAAACTCAGATATGCAATTTCaacgattggtaatatatttaaattttcttattttaagctttttgttattagaataattttattaatcagatttTTACACTTAATAACAGAACTGATGCGGCATGCTCTTAAGGTGTTACCTGATTTATTCCATTTAATTCGTTAAAgtaaatcaattataattaattaattatatcaattaattaatttgattagatatttgttacggtaggtaaccgGAGATCAATACTGCGTTTGGCGGCCCAAGTGTGTGAAGGAGGAGAACTCCGGATGGATctgcaactcgggaggctccgtccgacttgtactcgcgagtgaatggggggtggtacctgcaaagacactccgatgcctaagttagcaagagtgtgagcaggtctagagagtattgggcttagagatacctgaggggtgtcagtgtatttatagtggtgagccaataaccaccattgaagtagtgccgtatctttagggtgctaaccgtccctattatcttggggaggttaagatatggctttatgaagcggttagagagattttaggggcggttaNNNNNNNNNNNNNNNNNNNNNNNNNNNNNNNNNNNNNNNNNNNNNNNNNNNNNNNNNNNNNNNNNNNNNNNNNNNNNNNNNNNNNNNNNNNNNNNNNNNNNNNNNNNNNNNNNNNNNNNNNNNNNNNNNNNNNNNNNNNNNNNNNNNNNNNNNNNNNNNNNNNNNNNNNNNNNNNNNNNNNNNNNNNNNNNNNNNNNNNNNNNNNNNNNNNNNNNNNNNNNNNNNNNNNNNNNNNNNNNNNNNNNNNNNNNNNNNNNNNNNNNNNNNNNNNNNNNNNNNNNNNNNNNNNNNNNNNNNNNNNNNNNNNNNNNNNNNNNNNNNNNNNNNNNNNNNNNNNNNNNNNNNNNNNNNNNNNNNNNNNNNNNNNNNNNNNNNNNNNNNNNNNNNNNNNNNNNNNNNNNNNNNNNNNNNNNNNNNNNNNNNNNNNNNNNNNNNNNNNNNNNNNNNNNNNNNNNNNNNNNNNNNNNNNNNNNNNNNNNNNNNNNNNNNNNNNNNNNNNNNNNNNNNNNNNNNNNNNNNNNNNNNNNNNNNNNNNNNNNNNNNNNNNNNNNNNNNNNNNNNNNNNNNNNNNNNNNNNNNNNNNNNNNNNNNNNNNNNNNNNNNNNNNNNNNNNNNNNNNNNNNNNNNNNNNNNNNNNNNNNNNNNNNNNNNNNNNNNNNNNNNNNNNNNNNNNNNNNNNNNNNNNNNNNNNNNNNNNNNNNNNNNNNNNNNNNNNNNNNNNNNNNNNNNNNNNNNNNNNNNNNNNNNNNNNNNNNNNNNNNNNNNNNNNNNNNNNNNNNNNNNNNNNNNNNNNNNNNNNNNNNNNNNNNNNNNNNNNNNNNNNNNNNNNNNNNNNNNNNNNNNNNNNNNNNNNNNNNNNNNNNNNNNNNNNNNNNNNNNNNNNNNNNNNNNNNNNNNNNNNNNNNNNNNNNNNNNNNNNNNNNNNNNNNNNNNNNNNNNNNNNNNNNNNNNNNNNNNNNNNNNNNNNNNNNNNNNNNNNNNNNNNNN encodes the following:
- the LOC107466650 gene encoding acyl-CoA-binding domain-containing protein 6, whose product is MEVNNWYKELAYDQWAPIPVSGMRPPARYKHAATVVDEKLYIVGGSRNGRHLSDVQVFDLRSLIWSSLKLKANAGSNDSSASQKTFPATSGHNMIRWGEKLLLIGGDSKGSSDKLVVRYIDIETLQFGVIETSGSIPVACTGQSATLVGSKVLLFGGEDMKRKLLNDVHVLDLECMTWDMIKTVQEPPAPRFDHAAAMLGDRYLLIFGGCSHSVFFNDLHLLDMQTMEWSQPQIQGDTVSPRAGHAGITIDESWFIVGGGDNSSGCPETLLLNMSKLVWSVVTVVKQKDPLSSEGLSVCSTLIGGEKYLLAFGGYNGRYSNEVFVMRPKPRDSLRPKIFQSPAAAAAAASVTSAYALSKSEKLDFRQLEDTNSKPPINGHPMDDISVKVEAIKEEKRLLELSITEVRAENTKLGGEIDELNNVHAELSKELQSVQGQLVAERSRCFNLEAKIEELQKLMESMQSVEEQVQALRKEKSAIDQEMEHATTGQRQGSGGVWRWLGGGGE